The segment TGGAAAGCAAACCCAATGATTATTGGGCCTGGTATCGCCGGGGAAATGCCTTAAGACACCTGAACTGTCATGAAGAGGCCATTGCCAATTACGATAAAGCCCTAGAATTGCGGTCCCGGGACTATTGGGCCTGGTATCAACGGGGGAAAGCGTTAGGGGAACTCGGACGGGTTGACGAGGCAATTGCCAGCTTTGACCAGGCCCTCAAAGAACGTCGAGATGACTATTGGGCCTGGTATCGTCGCGGGGAAGTTTTAGCCAAACATAATCGCTATGAAGAAGCCCTTGATAGTTATGACTACGCCTTAGACCTGCGTCCAAACGATCGCTGGGCCTGGTATCGTCGCGGGGAAACCTGGCAACGGTTCGGTCGGTATGAAAAGGCGATCGCCAACTATGCCGAGGCCCTGGATATTGAGGCGGATTTTCCCGAAGTCCATTATGCCAAGGCGACTTGTCATCTCCTCCTGGGTCAAATTGAACGGGCGATCGAACATTTGCACGCTTATATTTCCCAAGCCCCAGAACAATGTCAAGAACGGACTCGCCTAGATGGAACCTGGGACTCGATTCGCCATGACCTCCGCTTCCAAGCCTTGTTACATGAAATCCAAGCTTGACCGATTGCGA is part of the Laspinema palackyanum D2c genome and harbors:
- a CDS encoding tetratricopeptide repeat protein; protein product: MSENQDSMGLDRSTDLGNSATATALRPESADQPKDYQEWYKRASVLHDSKRYEEAIASYNQALEIRPDDYWACYERANALAALQRYQEAIASYDQALESKPNDYWAWYRRGNALRHLNCHEEAIANYDKALELRSRDYWAWYQRGKALGELGRVDEAIASFDQALKERRDDYWAWYRRGEVLAKHNRYEEALDSYDYALDLRPNDRWAWYRRGETWQRFGRYEKAIANYAEALDIEADFPEVHYAKATCHLLLGQIERAIEHLHAYISQAPEQCQERTRLDGTWDSIRHDLRFQALLHEIQA